In a single window of the Paramisgurnus dabryanus chromosome 23, PD_genome_1.1, whole genome shotgun sequence genome:
- the LOC135781137 gene encoding uncharacterized protein: MASQGESKTSFSKWKYAHYFTLVEQKDKNILVKCKLCLSGSKVLSTATNSNSNLLKHLHKLHASTKLEANPVPVDTLEVSEAPAAKQQRLDFNRTVSQGQINKAIARYVVENMQPVSTVESPAFRQLVSMITCSGGTQQQMGRKTFSNYLDKEYSKMENELKTTFEGLDYIATTADIWSVHNKSFLGMTAHWINTATFKRQKAALACKRMKGRHTYDVIAAEIDHIHSLYGLSTKVTATVTDNGSNFVKAFQMYQPESLSDDDNEEDEEVTFTNVADVLDTSTEEGIVLPPHLRCASHTLNLISCSDVDKWLLSNPGTKGIYRSATAKCTALWSKASRSTLASELVGDLVGKKLLVPCSTRWNSFYDAVARIVEIPMTDLSTISNRLELKCISEREFQFLREYCAIMKPLTVALDILQGEENCYYGTLLPTIEVLMSKLLEVKEGLIIATGLPDAIVQAIKTRFASVLESNDAILAAVTLPMFKLRWLRDQRKKEMVKGMLAAECHKLIPRPGPVQQAAKMPVSPTTPDSSSFNVQDFFCFEEADDTFSTVETEVMTYLRTAETGMEILKQFPTIKEISLKKNAATPSSAPVERLFSLGSLVLSPKRNKLSDQRFERLLLMRYNHWFEG; this comes from the exons ATGGCGAGTCAAGGCGAGAGCAAGACGAGTTTCTCCAAGTGGAAATATGCTCATTATTTCACTTTAGTTGAGcagaaagacaaaaacattttagtcAAGTGTAAGCTGTGTCTTTCTGGATCGAAGGTCCTATCTACTGCGACAAACAGCAACTCCAATCTGTTGAAGCACCTCCATAAACTACATGCCTCGACGAAGCTAGAAGCTAACCCGGTGCCGGTGGACACATTAGAAGTGAGTGAAGCACCTGCAGCCAAACAACAGCGACTAGATTTTAACCGCACTGTTAGCCAAGGACAGATCAACAAAGCTATCGCACGTTATGTTGTTGAAAACATGCAGCCTGTCTCTACTGTGGAGTCACCGGCTTTCAGGCAGCTCGTTAGCATGATAACATGTTCAGGGGGTACACAGCAGCAAATGGGACGAAAAACTTTTTCCAACTACTTGGATAAAGAATATTCAAAAATGGAAAATGAGCTGAAAACAACATTTGAGGGGCTAGACTACATCGCGACCACTGCAGACATTTGGTCTGTCCACAACAAAAGCTTCCTAGGCATGACAGCCCACTGGATAAACACCGCTACTTTTAAACGTCAGAAAGCTGCGTTAGCCTGTAAAAGGATGAAAGGTAGACACACGTATGATGTCATCGCTGCTGAGATCGATCACATCCATTCATTATATGGACTGTCCACGAAAGTTACAGCTACGGTTACTGATAACGGTTCAAACTTTGTAAAAGCCTTCCAAATGTATCAGCCGGAATCGCTCTCTGACGACGATAATGAAGAGGATGAAGAGGTTACCTTCACAAATGTTGCAGACGTGCTTGACACATCCACAGAGGAGGGGATTGTTTTGCCACCACACCTGAGGTGTGCCTCTCACACGCTTAATTTAATTTCATGCTCTGATGTGGACAAGTGGCTGCTTTCCAATCCTGGGACTAAAGGAATATACAGAAGTGCTACAGCCAAGTGCACAGCACTGTGGAGTAAGGCTAGCCGGTCGACTTTGGCTTCAGAGTTAGTGGGTGATTTGGTTGGCAAAAAACTGCTTGTACCATGCTCCACAAGGTGGAATTCATTTTATGATGCTGTGGCAAGAATAGTTGAAATACCCATGACTGACTTGAGTACCATCTCTAATCGTTTAGAGCTAAAATGTATTAGTGAGAGGGAGTTTCAGTTTTTGAGGGAATACTGTGCCATCATGAAGCCTCTCACAGTTGCTCTGGATATCCTGCAAGGAGAAGAAAACTGTTACTATGGCACCCTCCTGCCCACAATAGAAGTTTTGATGTCGAAGCTACTGGAGGTAAAAGAAGGCCTGATTATTGCAACTGGCCTACCTGATGCAATAGTTCAG GCAATCAAAACACGATTTGCATCTGTTTTGGAAAGCAACGATGCCATACTGGCAGCTGTTACGCTTCCTATGTTCAAACTGCGATGGTTGAGAGACCAAAGGaagaaagagatggtcaaaggAATGCTGGCAGCAGAGTGTCACAAGCTCATCCCTCGCCCTGGCCCTGTTCAGCAAGCAGCCAAGATGCCAGTGTCTCCGACAACACCAGACTCAAGCTCCTTCAATGTGCAGgactttttctgttttgagGAGGCTGATGATACCTTCAGCACTGTGGAAACTGAAGTAATGACTTACTTGAGAACAGCCGAAACAGGGATGGAGATTCTTAAACAATTTCCCACAATAAAGGAAATTTCTCTGAAGAAAAATGCAGCTACTCCATCCAGTGCACCCGTTGAAAGACTTTTCAGCCTGGGAAGTCTGGTACTGTCTCCAAAGAGAAACAAGCTGTCTGACCAAAGGTTTGAGAGACTACTTCTTATGCGGTACAACCACTGGTTTGAAGGGTAA